One Mycolicibacter sp. MU0083 DNA window includes the following coding sequences:
- the gabT gene encoding 4-aminobutyrate--2-oxoglutarate transaminase, with protein sequence MSVPPPAQSRHLATEIPGPVSQRLASRRAAAVARGVGSTLPVYASRAAGGIVEDVDGNRLIDLGSGIAVTTVGNAAPRVVDAVQQQVAEFTHTCFMVTPYEGYVAVAEALNRITPGRFEKRSVLLNSGAEALENAVKIARAYTRKSAVVAFDHAYHGRTNLTMALTAKSMPYKSGFGPFAPDVYRAPASYPYRDGLVDKELASDGVRAAERTIAVLENQIGAHNLAAVVIEPIQGEGGFIVPAPGFLPALLAWCRDNNVVFVADEVQTGFARTGAMFACEHEGPDGLAPDLICTAKGIGGGLPLAAVTGRAEIMDAPHVSGLGGTFGGNPVACAAALGALATVEADDLVGRARQIERLAFERLGRLQADDGRIGDVRGRGAMIAVELVRPDTSEPDPALTKALAAACHRAGVIVLTCGTFGNVVRLLPPLTISDELLLEGLDVLAGELAKL encoded by the coding sequence ATGTCCGTGCCACCGCCGGCGCAGAGCCGTCACCTGGCCACCGAGATCCCCGGACCCGTGTCGCAGCGGCTGGCGAGCCGGCGTGCCGCAGCCGTAGCCCGCGGAGTGGGCAGCACGCTGCCGGTTTATGCGTCCCGCGCAGCCGGCGGCATCGTCGAGGACGTCGACGGCAACCGGCTGATCGACCTGGGCTCCGGTATCGCCGTCACCACGGTCGGCAATGCCGCCCCGCGCGTGGTGGACGCGGTGCAGCAGCAGGTCGCCGAGTTCACCCACACCTGCTTCATGGTCACCCCGTATGAGGGGTACGTGGCCGTCGCCGAGGCCCTCAACCGGATCACCCCGGGCCGGTTCGAGAAGCGTTCGGTACTGCTCAACTCCGGTGCGGAGGCATTGGAGAACGCCGTGAAGATCGCCCGCGCCTACACCCGCAAATCCGCGGTGGTGGCGTTCGACCACGCCTACCACGGACGCACCAACCTGACGATGGCGCTGACCGCCAAATCCATGCCGTACAAGAGCGGGTTCGGGCCGTTCGCGCCGGACGTCTACCGGGCGCCCGCGTCCTATCCCTACCGGGACGGCCTGGTCGACAAGGAACTGGCCAGCGACGGCGTGCGGGCGGCCGAACGCACCATCGCCGTTCTGGAGAATCAGATCGGCGCCCACAACCTGGCCGCGGTGGTCATCGAACCGATCCAGGGCGAGGGCGGCTTCATCGTTCCGGCCCCCGGCTTTCTGCCCGCGCTGCTGGCGTGGTGCCGCGACAACAACGTGGTGTTCGTCGCCGACGAGGTGCAGACCGGCTTCGCGCGCACCGGGGCGATGTTCGCCTGCGAACACGAGGGCCCCGACGGGTTGGCGCCGGACCTGATCTGCACGGCCAAGGGCATCGGTGGCGGCCTGCCGCTGGCCGCGGTCACCGGGCGCGCCGAGATCATGGACGCCCCGCACGTCAGCGGTCTGGGCGGAACCTTCGGCGGCAACCCGGTGGCCTGTGCGGCCGCACTGGGGGCGCTGGCCACCGTGGAGGCCGACGACCTGGTGGGGCGGGCCCGGCAGATCGAACGACTGGCGTTCGAACGACTGGGCCGGTTGCAGGCCGACGACGGCCGCATCGGGGATGTGCGCGGCCGCGGCGCCATGATCGCGGTCGAACTGGTGCGGCCCGACACCAGCGAACCGGACCCGGCACTGACCAAGGCGCTGGCCGCGGCCTGCCATCGGGCCGGCGTGATCGTGTTGACCTGCGGGACGTTCGGAAATGTGGTGCGGCTGCTGCCGCCGTTGACGATCAGTGACGAATTGCTGCTCGAGGGCTTGGACGTGCTGGCCGGCGAACTAGCGAAGCTCTAA
- the ruvA gene encoding Holliday junction branch migration protein RuvA — protein sequence MIASVRGEVIDIALDHAVLEASGVGYKLMATPSTLSTLRRGSEARLITAMIVREDSMTLYGFPDGDARDLFLTLIGVSGIGPKIALAALAVYDATALRRVLADGDVTALTRVPGIGKRGAERLVLELRDKVGAVAAADGTVPSGHAVRAPVIEALVGLGFAAKQAEETTDKVLAETPEASTAEALRTALSRLGKTR from the coding sequence ATGATCGCGTCGGTGCGCGGTGAGGTCATCGACATCGCGCTGGATCACGCGGTGCTCGAGGCGTCCGGCGTCGGCTACAAGCTGATGGCCACCCCGTCGACCCTGTCGACGCTGCGTCGCGGCAGCGAAGCACGGCTGATCACCGCGATGATCGTGCGCGAGGACTCGATGACGCTCTACGGCTTCCCCGACGGCGACGCGCGGGACCTGTTTCTCACGCTGATCGGGGTCTCGGGGATCGGCCCGAAGATCGCCCTGGCGGCCCTGGCGGTCTACGACGCGACCGCCCTGCGCCGCGTACTGGCCGACGGCGACGTCACCGCGCTGACCCGGGTGCCCGGGATCGGGAAACGCGGTGCCGAGCGACTGGTGCTGGAACTGCGCGACAAGGTCGGCGCGGTGGCGGCCGCCGACGGCACGGTGCCCAGCGGTCATGCGGTGCGCGCGCCGGTGATCGAAGCGCTGGTCGGGTTGGGCTTCGCCGCCAAGCAGGCCGAAGAGACCACCGACAAGGTGCTGGCGGAGACACCCGAGGCGAGCACCGCCGAGGCACTGCGGACCGCGCTGAGTCGGCTGGGGAAGACCAGATGA
- the ruvC gene encoding crossover junction endodeoxyribonuclease RuvC: MRVMGVDPGLTRCGLSVVEGGSGRQVTALDVDVVRTPADQSLPQRLLTISDVAEHWLDTHRPDVVAVERVFAQQNVSTVMGTAQAGGVIALQAAKRGIEVHFHTPSEVKAAVTGNGSADKAQVTTMITRILGLQQKPTPADAADALALAICHCWRAPMIARMAAAEALAAEQQRKYAARLKAARA, encoded by the coding sequence GTGCGGGTGATGGGTGTCGACCCCGGGTTGACGCGCTGCGGGTTGTCCGTGGTCGAAGGCGGCTCCGGACGTCAGGTCACCGCGCTGGACGTCGATGTGGTGCGGACCCCGGCCGACCAGTCGCTGCCGCAACGGCTGCTGACGATCAGCGACGTCGCCGAACACTGGCTCGACACCCACCGGCCGGACGTGGTCGCCGTGGAGCGGGTGTTCGCCCAGCAGAACGTGTCCACCGTGATGGGCACCGCCCAGGCCGGCGGGGTGATCGCGCTACAGGCCGCCAAACGGGGCATCGAGGTGCACTTCCACACCCCCAGTGAGGTCAAGGCCGCGGTCACCGGCAACGGTTCGGCGGATAAGGCACAGGTGACCACCATGATCACCCGCATCCTCGGTCTGCAGCAGAAGCCGACGCCCGCCGACGCCGCCGACGCACTCGCGCTGGCGATCTGCCACTGCTGGCGGGCTCCGATGATCGCCCGGATGGCTGCCGCCGAGGCGCTCGCCGCCGAACAGCAGCGCAAATACGCGGCCAGACTCAAGGCGGCCCGGGCATGA
- the ruvB gene encoding Holliday junction branch migration DNA helicase RuvB: MSEPEDRDVSPALTVGEGDIDAGLRPRSLAEFIGQPRVREQLQLVLEGAKNRGGTPDHILLSGPPGLGKTSLAMIIAGELGSSLRLTSGPALERAGDLAAMLSNLVEHDVLFIDEIHRIARPAEEMLYLAMEDFRVDVVVGKGPGATSIPLEVAPFTLVGATTRSGALTGPLRDRFGFTAHMDFYDPAELQRVLARSARILGIELGAEAAAEVARRSRGTPRIANRLLRRVRDYAEVRADGVITRDVAKAALEVYDVDELGLDRLDRAVLSALTRGFGGGPVGVSTLAVAVGEEATTVEEVCEPFLVRAGMVARTPRGRVATPAAWTHLGIVPPAGAGGLGQQGLFE, encoded by the coding sequence ATGAGTGAACCCGAAGACCGCGACGTGTCCCCGGCGCTGACGGTCGGCGAAGGCGACATCGACGCGGGCCTGCGCCCCCGCAGCCTGGCCGAGTTCATCGGACAGCCGCGGGTACGCGAGCAACTGCAGTTGGTGCTCGAGGGCGCCAAGAACCGCGGCGGCACCCCCGACCATATTCTGCTGTCCGGACCACCCGGCCTGGGCAAGACATCGTTGGCGATGATCATCGCCGGGGAGCTGGGCAGTTCGCTGCGGCTGACGTCCGGGCCGGCGTTGGAGCGTGCCGGCGACCTGGCCGCGATGCTGTCGAACCTGGTCGAACACGACGTGCTGTTCATCGACGAGATCCACCGCATCGCCCGGCCCGCCGAGGAGATGCTGTACCTGGCGATGGAGGACTTCCGGGTCGACGTCGTCGTCGGCAAAGGCCCCGGCGCCACCTCGATACCACTGGAGGTCGCACCGTTCACCCTGGTCGGGGCGACTACTCGCTCGGGTGCGCTGACCGGGCCGTTGCGCGACCGATTCGGGTTCACCGCGCACATGGACTTCTACGATCCCGCCGAACTACAGCGGGTGCTGGCGCGTTCGGCGAGGATCCTCGGCATCGAGCTGGGTGCCGAGGCCGCCGCGGAGGTCGCCCGGCGCTCCCGCGGCACACCGCGGATCGCCAACCGGCTGCTGCGCCGGGTGCGCGACTACGCCGAGGTGCGCGCCGACGGGGTGATCACCCGCGATGTCGCCAAAGCCGCACTGGAGGTCTACGACGTCGACGAGTTGGGCCTGGACCGGTTGGACCGGGCCGTACTGTCGGCGCTGACCCGTGGGTTCGGCGGCGGGCCGGTGGGGGTGTCGACGCTGGCCGTGGCGGTGGGGGAGGAAGCCACCACCGTCGAGGAGGTCTGCGAGCCGTTTCTGGTGCGGGCCGGGATGGTGGCGCGCACCCCGCGGGGCCGGGTGGCGACCCCGGCGGCCTGGACACACCTGGGTATCGTGCCGCCGGCCGGAGCGGGCGGGCTGGGGCAACAGGGGCTGTTCGAGTAG
- the yajC gene encoding preprotein translocase subunit YajC: protein MDSIVIFFPFLLVMGAFMFFATRKQKRAMQATIDLHESLRVGDRVHTTSGLEGTITGITDDDVDLEIAPGVVTTWMKLAVRDKIEPAELESEAVVEEAVEGA from the coding sequence ATGGATAGCATCGTCATCTTCTTCCCGTTCCTACTGGTCATGGGTGCGTTCATGTTCTTCGCCACCCGGAAGCAGAAGCGCGCCATGCAGGCCACCATCGACCTGCACGAGTCGCTGCGGGTGGGTGACCGGGTACACACCACCTCGGGGCTCGAGGGGACCATCACCGGAATCACCGACGACGACGTCGACTTGGAGATCGCGCCCGGCGTGGTGACCACCTGGATGAAGCTGGCCGTTCGGGACAAGATCGAGCCGGCGGAGCTGGAGTCGGAGGCCGTCGTCGAAGAAGCCGTCGAAGGCGCCTAG
- the secD gene encoding protein translocase subunit SecD, whose amino-acid sequence MASPSAPVHPARNLAVFLAMLIGVYLLVFLTGDKLAEPKLGIDLQGGTRVTLTARTPDGSAPTRDALNQAQQIISARVNGLGVSGSEVIIDGNNLVITVPGSDGNEARNLGQTARLYVRPVAEALPVQALLQAGNRMPGQPGGAPGIPGLPPGAGGGLPGGIPGGLPGGAPGLDGSAPGQPGGGAPGAPEPATLPAQPRPYPQDPTPGPGTTSESPEPQSPADSATSTTSETSTAPAPGESESPAEPGTEPATPALPGVPGKPGKIDPDKRLAARIAAQKQLRQSEDRLMQVVTMKMQASQCDKEDILAGNDDPDLPLVTCSQDHQTVYLLKPSLISGDEIADASSGMDQRSGANIVQVQFKSGAADRWADFTANNIGTQTAFTLDSQVVSAPVIQEAIPGGRTQITGGSPGFTQDEARQLANVLKYGSLPLSFEASEAETVSATLGMTSMRAGLIAGAIGLVLVLVYSLLYYRVLGVLTALSLVVAGAMVYAILVLLGRYINYTLDLAGIAGLIIGIGTTADSFVVFFERIKDEIREGRSFRSAVPRGWARARKTIVSGNAVTFLAAAVLYFLAVGQVKGFAFTLGLTTILDIVVVFLVTWPLVYLASKSPTLAKPSYNGLGAVQQVARERRAVARAGGGTGGKPGAKTRTRVTAQSTEQG is encoded by the coding sequence GTGGCATCGCCTTCGGCGCCGGTGCACCCTGCCCGCAACCTGGCGGTGTTCCTGGCAATGCTCATCGGCGTCTATCTGCTGGTATTCCTGACCGGGGACAAGCTGGCCGAGCCCAAACTCGGCATCGATCTGCAGGGCGGCACCCGCGTGACGCTCACGGCGCGGACACCGGACGGTTCCGCACCGACTCGCGATGCGCTCAACCAGGCACAACAGATCATCAGTGCGCGCGTCAACGGCCTCGGTGTCTCCGGTTCCGAGGTCATCATCGACGGGAACAACCTGGTCATCACCGTGCCCGGCAGCGACGGCAACGAAGCCCGCAATCTCGGGCAGACCGCACGCCTGTACGTGCGTCCGGTGGCCGAGGCGCTGCCCGTTCAGGCGTTGCTGCAGGCGGGCAATCGGATGCCCGGTCAGCCCGGTGGCGCGCCCGGCATCCCCGGTCTCCCGCCGGGTGCCGGCGGCGGTCTCCCGGGCGGGATTCCCGGGGGTCTCCCCGGCGGTGCCCCCGGCCTCGACGGATCCGCTCCCGGTCAGCCCGGTGGCGGCGCGCCCGGTGCACCCGAGCCCGCGACGCTGCCGGCCCAGCCACGGCCCTACCCGCAGGATCCCACTCCGGGACCCGGCACCACCTCGGAGAGCCCGGAACCGCAGAGCCCGGCCGACTCGGCGACGTCCACCACCTCGGAGACGTCGACGGCTCCGGCACCGGGCGAATCGGAATCGCCGGCCGAGCCCGGCACCGAGCCCGCGACGCCGGCCCTGCCGGGAGTACCCGGCAAGCCCGGGAAGATCGACCCCGACAAGCGCCTGGCGGCCAGGATCGCCGCGCAGAAGCAGCTGCGGCAGAGTGAAGACCGGCTGATGCAGGTCGTCACCATGAAGATGCAGGCCTCGCAGTGCGACAAGGAAGACATCCTGGCCGGCAACGACGACCCGGACCTGCCCCTGGTGACCTGCTCGCAGGACCACCAGACCGTCTACCTGCTCAAGCCGTCGCTCATCAGTGGTGACGAGATCGCCGATGCCAGCTCGGGTATGGACCAGCGCAGCGGCGCCAACATCGTCCAGGTGCAGTTCAAGAGCGGCGCGGCCGACCGCTGGGCCGACTTCACCGCGAACAACATCGGTACCCAGACCGCGTTCACGCTGGACTCACAGGTCGTCAGCGCACCGGTCATCCAGGAGGCCATCCCCGGCGGCCGCACCCAGATCACCGGCGGCTCCCCGGGCTTCACCCAGGACGAGGCACGCCAGCTGGCCAACGTGCTCAAGTACGGTTCGCTGCCGCTGTCGTTCGAGGCCTCCGAGGCGGAGACCGTCTCGGCCACGCTCGGCATGACGTCGATGCGGGCCGGCCTGATCGCTGGCGCGATCGGCCTGGTCCTGGTGCTCGTCTACTCCCTGCTCTACTACCGCGTACTCGGGGTACTGACGGCATTGTCGCTGGTCGTGGCCGGTGCCATGGTCTACGCGATCCTGGTGTTGCTGGGCCGCTACATCAACTACACGCTCGACCTGGCCGGTATCGCCGGTCTGATCATCGGTATCGGCACCACCGCCGACTCGTTCGTGGTGTTCTTCGAACGCATCAAGGACGAGATCCGGGAGGGACGTTCGTTCCGCTCCGCGGTTCCGCGAGGCTGGGCGCGCGCCCGCAAGACGATCGTGTCCGGCAACGCGGTGACGTTCCTGGCGGCGGCGGTGCTGTACTTCCTGGCCGTCGGGCAGGTGAAGGGCTTCGCGTTCACACTGGGTCTGACCACCATCCTCGACATCGTCGTGGTGTTCCTGGTGACCTGGCCGCTGGTGTATCTCGCGTCCAAGTCGCCGACGTTGGCCAAGCCGTCCTACAACGGGCTCGGCGCGGTCCAGCAGGTCGCGCGCGAGCGGCGGGCGGTGGCCAGAGCCGGCGGCGGAACCGGCGGCAAACCCGGAGCCAAAACGCGCACGCGGGTAACCGCCCAGTCGACGGAACAGGGATAG
- a CDS encoding YebC/PmpR family DNA-binding transcriptional regulator, translating to MSGHSKWATTKHKKAVIDARRGKNFARLIKNIEVAARVGGGDPSGNPTLYDAIQKAKKNSVPNDNIERARKRGAGEEAGGADYQTITYEGYGPNGVAVLIECLTDNRNRAASEVRVAMTRNGGTMADPGSVAYLFSRKGTVTLEKNGLTEDDLLMAVLEAGAEEVNDLGESFEVISEPGDLVAVRSALIDAGIDYESAEASFQPSVSVAVDVEGAQKVFKLVEALEDNDDVQNVWTNVDLSDEVLAALDAE from the coding sequence ATGAGCGGCCATTCCAAGTGGGCCACCACCAAGCACAAGAAGGCCGTCATCGACGCTCGTCGCGGCAAGAACTTCGCTCGGTTGATCAAGAACATCGAGGTCGCGGCCCGTGTCGGCGGCGGCGACCCGTCGGGGAACCCGACGCTGTACGACGCGATCCAGAAGGCCAAGAAGAACTCGGTACCCAACGACAACATCGAGCGGGCCCGCAAGCGCGGCGCCGGTGAAGAAGCCGGCGGCGCCGACTACCAGACCATCACCTACGAGGGGTACGGCCCCAACGGGGTGGCGGTGCTGATCGAGTGCCTGACCGACAACCGGAACCGGGCCGCCAGCGAAGTCCGGGTGGCCATGACGCGCAACGGCGGCACCATGGCCGACCCGGGCTCGGTGGCCTACCTGTTCAGCCGCAAGGGCACGGTGACCCTCGAGAAGAACGGGCTGACCGAGGACGACCTGCTGATGGCCGTACTGGAGGCCGGTGCCGAGGAGGTCAACGACCTGGGGGAGAGCTTCGAGGTCATCTCCGAGCCGGGTGACCTGGTGGCGGTCCGCAGCGCACTGATCGACGCCGGCATCGACTACGAGTCGGCGGAGGCCAGCTTCCAGCCGTCGGTGAGCGTGGCCGTCGACGTCGAGGGCGCGCAGAAGGTGTTCAAGCTCGTCGAGGCGCTCGAGGACAACGACGACGTGCAGAACGTGTGGACCAACGTCGACCTCTCCGACGAGGTACTCGCCGCGCTCGACGCCGAGTAA
- the secF gene encoding protein translocase subunit SecF, producing MAKPNTKSGAKRVTKSATDATGAVELTKSGTTAPEHGFLSRLYTGTGAFEVIGKRRMWYAISGVMVAIAIVSILVRGFTFGIDFAGGTKVSFPRGDTSVTQVEEVFRKSVGSSPESVVVVGNGNSATVQIRAETLTNEQTEKLRDDLYEAFQPVGPDGQPSKQAISDSAVSETWGGQITQKAVIALVVFLLLASLYITVRYEWFMTISAMVSMVFDILVTAGVYSLVGFEVTPATVIGLLTILGFSIYDTVIVFDKVEENTHGFEHKTRRTYAEEANLAVNQTFMRSINTSLISALPIISLMVVAVWLLGVGTLQDLALVQLVGVVVGTYSSIYLATPLLVTLRERTELVQNHTRRVMRRRNAAGSKTGAAGGDDAATDSDDADAVTTVAGTPVPGAKPARPTSRRTQRPTGKPSTGR from the coding sequence ATGGCCAAACCGAACACTAAGAGCGGCGCGAAGCGCGTGACGAAGTCCGCGACGGACGCGACGGGTGCGGTCGAGCTCACCAAGAGCGGCACAACCGCACCGGAGCACGGCTTCCTGTCGCGGCTCTACACCGGTACCGGCGCGTTCGAGGTCATCGGCAAGCGGCGGATGTGGTACGCGATCAGCGGCGTGATGGTGGCCATCGCGATCGTCAGCATCCTGGTCCGTGGCTTCACCTTCGGCATCGACTTCGCCGGCGGCACCAAGGTGTCGTTTCCGCGTGGCGACACCAGCGTCACCCAGGTCGAAGAGGTGTTCCGCAAGAGCGTGGGCAGCAGCCCCGAATCGGTGGTCGTGGTCGGCAACGGAAATTCTGCGACGGTGCAGATCCGTGCCGAAACGCTGACCAACGAGCAGACCGAGAAGCTGCGCGACGACCTGTACGAGGCCTTCCAGCCGGTTGGTCCCGACGGCCAGCCCAGTAAACAGGCGATCAGCGATTCGGCGGTGTCGGAGACCTGGGGTGGGCAGATCACCCAGAAGGCCGTGATCGCCCTGGTGGTGTTCCTGCTGTTGGCCTCGCTGTACATCACCGTCCGCTACGAGTGGTTCATGACCATCTCGGCGATGGTGTCGATGGTCTTCGACATCCTGGTGACCGCCGGGGTGTACTCGCTGGTCGGGTTCGAAGTCACCCCGGCCACGGTCATCGGTTTGCTGACCATCCTCGGGTTCTCCATCTACGACACCGTCATCGTGTTCGACAAGGTGGAGGAGAACACCCACGGCTTCGAACACAAGACCCGGCGCACCTATGCCGAGGAAGCCAACCTGGCGGTCAACCAGACGTTCATGCGGTCGATCAACACCAGCCTGATCTCGGCGCTGCCGATCATCTCGCTGATGGTGGTGGCGGTGTGGCTGCTGGGGGTGGGGACCCTGCAGGACCTGGCCCTGGTGCAGTTGGTCGGTGTCGTGGTCGGTACCTATTCCTCGATCTATCTGGCGACACCGCTGCTGGTCACGCTGCGGGAGCGCACCGAACTGGTGCAGAACCACACCCGCCGGGTGATGCGGCGGCGCAACGCCGCCGGTTCGAAGACGGGGGCCGCCGGTGGCGACGACGCCGCGACCGACTCCGACGATGCCGATGCGGTGACGACGGTGGCGGGAACCCCGGTGCCCGGAGCCAAACCGGCGCGGCCCACCAGCCGGCGCACCCAGCGGCCGACCGGCAAGCCGAGCACCGGACGGTAA